One window of the Triticum dicoccoides isolate Atlit2015 ecotype Zavitan chromosome 3B, WEW_v2.0, whole genome shotgun sequence genome contains the following:
- the LOC119277522 gene encoding ABC transporter F family member 4-like: MSRKNASSSTSAAATSRKNAPSSSSAAGAAGKKEKPLSVSAMLASMDGTAPKSKPAKAAPKPKPSKAPASSYMGGIDLPPSDDEEDEADVVAVAAKPKPSRATVDLNALAPSDKDSKKKEKREMMAAAVAEAAKREALRDDRDAFSVVIGARVPGSAADGDAADGNIKDIVLDNFSVSARGKELLKGASLRISHGRRYGLVGPNGMGKSTLLKLLSWRQVPVPKNIDVLLVEQEIVGDDRSATEAVVAANEELTALRAEQAKLEASNDPDDNDKLAEVYEKLNLCDSDAARARASKILAGLGFDQAMQARSTKSFSGGWRMRISLARALFMQPTLLLLDEPTNHLDLRAVLWLEQYLCSQWKKTLIVVSHDRDFLNTVCNDIIHLHDKSLHVYRGNFDDFESGYEQKRKEMNKKYEVYEKQMKAARKTGSKAAQDKVKDQAMSKAHKEVAKGKGKGKNVANDDDNVKPADLPQKWHDYKVEFHFPEPTLLTPPLLQLIDVGFGYPNRPDFKLSDVDVGIDMGTRVAIVGPNGAGKSTILNLLAGDLNPSEGEARRSQKLRIGRYSQHFVDLLTMEENAVQYLLRLHPDQGGMSKAEAVRGKLGKFGLPGHNHLTPIVKLSGGQKARVVFTSISMLNPHILLLDEPTNHLDMQSIDALADALDEFTGGVVLVSHDSRLISRVCDDEEKSQIWVVEDGTVTKYDGSFEDYKDELMAEIKKEVEE, translated from the coding sequence atgagtCGCAAAAACGCCTCCTCGTCCACCTCAGCCGCCGCCACGAGCCGCAAAAACGCCCCCTCGTCCTCCTCGGCCGCGGGCGCCGCCGGCAAGAAGGAAAAACCCCTCTCCGTGTCGGCTATGCTAGCCTCGATGGACGGCACGGCGCCCAAATCCAAGCCCGCCAAGGCGGCGCCCAAGCCCAAGCCCTCCAAGGCGCCCGCGTCGTCGTACATGGGCGGGATCGACCTGCCCCCatcggacgacgaggaggacgaggccgaCGTCGTGGCTGTCGCCGCCAAGCCCAAGCCGTCTCGCGCCACTGTCGACCTCAACGCCCTCGCGCCCTCGGACAAGGActcgaagaagaaggaaaagcgcgAGATGATGGCGGCGGCCGTCGCCGAGGCTGCCAAGCGGGAGGCGCTCCGCGACGACCGCGACGCCTTCTCCGTCGTCATCGGAGCGCGCGTCCCCGGATCCGCCGCCGACGGCGATGCCGCCGATGGAAACATCAAGGACATCGTGCTCGACAACTTCTCTGTCTCTGCGCGAGGAAAGGAGCTGCTCAAGGGCGCCTCCCTCCGGATCTCGCATGGTCGCCGCTACGGTCTCGTGGGGCCCAATGGCATGGGCAAATCCACCCTCCTGAAGCTGCTCTCTTGGCGGCAGGTGCCTGTGCCCAAGAACATTGATGTCCTGCTTGTGGAGCAGGAGATTGTTGGTGATGACCGCTCGGCAACTGAGGCAGTGGTTGCAGCCAATGAGGAGCTCACAGCGCTCCGGGCTGAGCAGGCAAAGCTTGAGGCCTCTAACGACCCCGATGACAACGACAAGCTTGCCGAGGTATACGAGAAGCTAAATCTATGCGACTCTGATGCTGCACGAGCGCGTGCGTCCAAAATCCTTGCGGGGCTGGGGTTTGATCAGGCGATGCAGGCAAGGTCCACAAAGTCCTTCAGTGGTGGCTGGAGGATGCGCATCTCGCTTGCCCGTGCTCTCTTCATGCAGCCAACATTGCTGCTCCTTGATGAGCCTACCAACCATTTGGACCTCCGAGCTGTGCTTTGGTTGGAGCAGTACCTGTGCTCGCAGTGGAAGAAGACCCTTATTGTGGTTTCCCATGACCGGGACTTCTTGAACACAGTGTGCAATGATATCATTCATTTGCACGATAAGAGTCTGCATGTTTACCGTGGTAATTTTGATGACTTCGAGAGCGGGTATGAGCagaagaggaaggagatgaacaagaAGTATGAGGTGTACGAAAAGCAGATGAAAGCAGCAAGGAAGACTGGGAGCAAGGCTGCACAAGATAAGGTTAAAGACCAAGCAATGTCAAAGGCCCATAAAGAAGTTGCCAaggggaaggggaaaggaaagaaTGTGGCAAATGATGATGATAACGTGAAGCCAGCGGATCTGCCACAAAAGTGGCATGACTACAAAGTCGAGTTCCACTTCCCAGAACCCACTCTGCTCACACCACCACTCCTTCAGCTCATTGATGTGGGTTTCGGCTACCCCAACCGTCCGGACTTCAAGTTGTCAGATGTTGATGTTGGCATTGACATGGGAACACGTGTTGCCATTGTTGGGCCCAATGGAGCAGGAAAGTCTACTATTCTAAATTTACTTGCTGGTGATCTTAACCCATCCGAAGGAGAGGCAAGAAGGAGCCAGAAGCTGAGGATTGGACGATACTCTCAGCATTTTGTTGACTTGTTAACGATGGAGGAAAATGCAGTTCAGTATTTGCTCAGGCTCCACCCTGACCAGGGGGGAATGAGCAAAGCGGAGGCTGTCCGTGGCAAGCTTGGAAAATTTGGCTTGCCAGGTCACAACCATCTTACTCCCATTGTTAAATTATCTGGTGGTCAGAAGGCCCGTGTTGTGTTCACTTCGATATCAATGTTGAATCCTCACATTCTCCTACTGGACGAGCCTACAAATCACTTGGATATGCAAAGTATAGATGCTTTGGCAGACGCTCTGGATGAATTCACTGGAGGTGTGGTCTTGGTTAGCCATGACTCGAGGTTGATATCTCGAGTTTGTGACGATGAAGAGAAGAGCCAGATATGGGTTGTGGAGGATGGCACGGTGACTAAATATGATGGctcgtttgaggattacaaggatgaACTAATGGCAGAAATTAAGAAGGAAGTAGAAGAGTAA
- the LOC119277523 gene encoding P-loop NTPase domain-containing protein LPA1-like, producing the protein MAEAAPPKLLYIAVADGGGRRAFRYTRPVLQSTLQLMGCKARHAFKISKKVFSVMRSEFLDASKSDRAIKEENAPSLGIGEDANMVNTEIPDASSSSMPFELYMTQTTILISREKFLNIVCDALSSYKYVGPNQKADLLLACRIKEKKESVTVLLCGTSGCGKSTLSSLLGSRLGITTVVSTDSIRHMMRSFADEKQNPLLYASTYHAGEYLDPVAVAKSKSKKLATVSHTNGGKDGTSDVKSHHGSSDLPPRTELIGNKQMAIEGFKAQSEMVIDSLDRLITSWEEQKRSVIVEGVHLSLNFVMGLMRKHPSIIPFMVYIANEEKHMERFAVRAKYMTLDPAKNRYIKYIRNIRAIQEYLCNRADKHLVPKINNTNVDQSVAAIHAMVFSCLRRREVGEQLYDLNTNTVSVVDEEYRNQRASNSLGSKGMFQFIQRKGSSRNLMALLNPDGSVTKAWHVDSCDGNASGSRSSDKSVGKVNPSQIGKVESVNLQFGSFGISAWLSDTGGTSHTGSVDDLRADGIEAGGRYLSSCCSSPKTSDCASKEHMEDYSVYGSEEEADDSPDAETDEDLTDEERDAHEIEEGSVDEHSTKSDEEYDDLAMQDVMENGNCSDDDEQAAGSGTRSSPPLDGSILGAADGDDAVVEGRYHHNLDLFTISKDMAVTRLPCA; encoded by the exons atggcggaggcggcgcCGCCGAAGCTGCTCTACATTGCCGTAGccgacggcggcggccggcgggcgtTCCGGTACACGCGCCCCGTCCTGCAGAGCACCCTCCAGCTCATGGGCTGCAAGGCTCGCCACGCCTTCAAG ATTAGCAAGAAAGTATTCAGTGTGATGAGGAGTGAATTCTTGGATGCATCGAAGTCGGATAGGGCTATCAAAGAAGAAAATGCTCCTAGCCTGGGCATTGGGGAAGATGCTAATATGGTTAACACAGAAATTCCAGACGCAAGTAGCAGCAGCATGCCCTTCGAATTGTACATGACGCAGACAACAATTCTTATTTCAAGAGAAAAGTTTCTGAATATTGTGTGTGATGCACTCTCTTCTTACAAGTATGTTGGACCAAACCAGAAGGCTGACTTGCTTCTTGCTTGCAG AATTAAGGAGAAAAAGGAATCAGTGACAGTACTCTTGTGTGGGACAAGCGGGTGTGGCAAGTCCACTCTATCATCTTTGTTG GGTAGTAGATTGGGCATTACGACAGTAGTTTCTACTGATTCCATACGCCATATGATGAGAAGCTTTGCAGATGAAAAGCAAAATCCTCTTCTCTATGCATCAACCTACCATGCAGGCGAATACTTGGACCCTGTTGCAGTTGCTAAGTCAAAGTCAAAGAAGCTCGCAACCGTTTCTCATACCAATGGAGGCAAAGATGGCACTTCAGATGTTAAATCTCATCATGGCTCCTCTGATTTACCTCCTAGAACCGAGTTGATTGGCAACAAGCAAATGGCAATAGAAGGGTTCAAGGCGCAAAGCGAGATGGTTATTGACAGCCTGGACAGATTAATTACATCATGGGAAGAGCAGAAGCGATCTGTTATTGTTGAAGGAGTTCATTTGAGCCTCAATTTTGTG ATGGGACTAATGAGGAAACATCCTTCCATAATACCATTTATGGTATACATTGCAAATGAGGAGAAGCACATGGAGCGATTTGCTGTACGTGCAAAGTACATGACATTGGACCCGGCAAAGAACAGATATATCAAGTACATCCGGAATATCAGGGCTATCCAGGAATACCTTTGCAACCGAGCGGACAAGCATCTGGTGCCTAAGATTAACAATACTAATGTTGACCAGAGCGTGGCAGCCATACATGCCATGGTTTTCAGCTGTCTTCGTCGACGAGAAGTTGGGGAGCAGTTGTATGATCTCAACACTAACACTGTTTCTGTAGTGGATGAGGAATATAGGAACCAGCGTGCATCTAACTCCTTGGGTTCCAAGGGCATGTTCCAGTTCATTCAAAGGAAGGGGTCTTCTAGGAATCTGATGGCTCTCCTTAACCCTGATGGTTCAGTCACCAAGGCTTGGCATGTAGATTCATGTGATGGCAATGCCAGTGGCAGTAGAAGCAGTGATAAATCAGTAGGAAAGGTTAACCCATCACAAATTGGCAAGGTAGAGTCGGTTAATCTCCAATTTGGTTCCTTCGGGATTAGTGCGTGGCTGAGTGATACAGGTGGCACCAGCCATACTGGGAGTGTAGATGACCTGAGGGCTGATGGCATCGAGGCAGGTGGTAGATATCTCTCCTCATGCTGCAGTTCACCAAAGACATCAGATTGCGCATCCAAAGAG CATATGGAGGATTATTCAGTCTATGGTAGTGAAGAAGAAGCTGACGATTCACCTGATGCTGAAACTGATGAAGATCTAACTGATGAAGAAAGAGATGCACACGAG ATTGAAGAGGGCTCGGTCGACGAGCACTCCACCAAGTCCGACGAGGAATACGACGACCTAGCCATGCAGGACGTAATGGAGAACGGTAACTGCTCCGACGACGATGAGCAAGCTGCGGGGTCTGGCACCAGGAGCTCGCCGCCCCTCGATGGGAGCATCCTCGGGGCAGCTGATGGTGATGATGCCGTGGTGGAGGGCAGGTACCACCACAACCTGGACCTCTTCACGATATCCAAGGACATGGCTGTCACGCGGTTGCCGTGCGCGTGA